One Pantoea eucalypti genomic region harbors:
- the nrdR gene encoding transcriptional regulator NrdR, with protein sequence MHCPFCSAVDTKVIDSRLVSEGSSVRRRRQCLVCHERFTTFEVAELVMPRVVKSNDVREPFNEDKMASGMMKALEKRPVSADAVESAVNHIKTQLRATGEREIPSKLIGNLVMDELKKLDKVAYIRFASVYRSFEDIRDFGEEIARLQD encoded by the coding sequence ATGCATTGCCCATTCTGCTCCGCTGTGGACACCAAAGTGATTGATTCTCGTCTGGTTAGTGAAGGCTCTTCGGTGCGTCGCCGCCGCCAGTGCCTGGTGTGTCATGAACGCTTCACCACCTTTGAGGTGGCGGAACTGGTGATGCCACGCGTGGTGAAGAGCAATGATGTGCGCGAGCCTTTTAATGAAGACAAAATGGCCAGCGGGATGATGAAAGCGCTTGAGAAACGTCCCGTGAGTGCCGATGCGGTTGAAAGCGCTGTGAACCATATTAAAACGCAGTTGCGCGCGACTGGCGAACGTGAGATCCCCAGTAAACTGATTGGCAATCTGGTGATGGATGAGCTGAAGAAGCTCGACAAAGTGGCCTATATTCGCTTCGCCTCAGTTTACCGCAGCTTTGAAGATATTCGTGATTTTGGCGAAGAGATCGCCCGGTTACAGGATTAA
- the lysM gene encoding peptidoglycan-binding protein LysM yields MGLFNFVKEAGEKLWDAVNGGDDQNKKLQDHINKLGLPDSDKVDVKVNGDTVTVTGDGLSQELKEKILIAAGNVAGITKVEDKVTVTDTAVESELYTVKKGDTLSAISKQVYGNANEYNKIFEANKPMLSHPDKIYPGQVLRIPK; encoded by the coding sequence ATGGGTCTGTTTAACTTTGTGAAAGAAGCCGGTGAAAAACTCTGGGACGCGGTAAACGGCGGAGATGACCAGAATAAAAAGCTGCAGGATCACATTAACAAGCTCGGCTTGCCTGACAGCGACAAGGTCGACGTCAAGGTCAATGGCGACACCGTGACCGTGACCGGTGATGGCCTGTCCCAGGAGCTGAAAGAAAAGATTCTGATTGCTGCAGGTAACGTTGCAGGCATCACGAAAGTTGAAGACAAGGTGACCGTGACAGATACCGCGGTCGAGTCAGAGCTGTACACCGTGAAAAAAGGCGATACGCTGAGCGCGATTTCCAAACAGGTTTACGGCAACGCTAACGAATATAACAAGATTTTCGAAGCGAATAAGCCAATGCTCTCGCATCCTGATAAGATCTATCCTGGCCAGGTTTTACGTATTCCAAAATAA
- a CDS encoding DUF3251 domain-containing protein, protein MSRMVWIPVALSLVTLSGCSTTAGNPQVRELHQEVSQLNQQMQHLTTQASALEVQGQLNSQLQQGAWLVPQAKTPVALQTQLGTLRLTLSPVTAEASGSRTTLTVRSMDDRPLPALHATVIWGELDPATGKPLNSDSLSQTVTVPASLLPQHSTSIPLRLSGLTPEQLGYVRVHNVTGDTPTQTSPAAPASP, encoded by the coding sequence ATGAGCAGGATGGTTTGGATTCCGGTGGCGCTCTCTCTGGTAACGCTGAGCGGCTGCAGCACCACGGCAGGCAATCCGCAGGTCAGAGAGCTGCATCAGGAAGTGAGTCAGCTAAATCAGCAGATGCAGCACCTGACCACGCAGGCCAGTGCACTGGAAGTCCAGGGACAGCTTAACAGTCAGTTGCAACAAGGCGCATGGCTGGTGCCGCAGGCGAAAACGCCAGTGGCGCTGCAAACCCAGCTCGGCACACTGCGACTGACGCTGTCGCCTGTGACCGCTGAAGCCAGCGGCTCGCGGACAACCCTGACTGTGCGTTCAATGGACGACCGCCCTCTGCCCGCCCTGCATGCGACGGTGATCTGGGGTGAGCTTGACCCGGCGACCGGTAAACCGCTGAACAGCGACAGTCTGAGTCAGACCGTCACGGTGCCGGCCTCGTTGCTGCCCCAGCATTCGACCAGCATCCCGCTGCGGCTCAGTGGCCTGACACCGGAGCAATTGGGTTATGTCCGCGTGCATAACGTAACCGGGGATACGCCGACTCAGACTTCCCCTGCCGCACCCGCTAGCCCATAG
- the secF gene encoding protein translocase subunit SecF, which produces MAQEYNIEQLNHGRKVVDFMRWDKLAFIISGLLILAAIAIVGVRGFNWGLDFTGGTVIEIALEKPADLEVLRGDLVKAGFDEPLVQNFGSSRDVMVRMAPVTGPAGTELGNKVVSVINQTTQQNATVKRIEFVGPSVGSDLAQAGAMALLSALIAILIYIGFRFEWRLALGTVLALAHDVIITCGLLALFRIEIDLTIVASLMSVIGYSLNDKIVVSDRIRENFRKIRRGSSYDITNVSLTQTLSRTLITSLTTLAMILILFVFGGALLKGFSLTMLIGVTIGTISSIYVSSALALKLGMKREHMMVQKVEKEGADQPSILP; this is translated from the coding sequence GTGGCACAGGAATATAACATTGAGCAGTTAAACCACGGGCGTAAAGTCGTCGACTTTATGCGCTGGGATAAGCTGGCCTTCATCATTTCAGGACTGCTGATTCTTGCCGCGATTGCGATCGTGGGTGTGCGTGGTTTTAACTGGGGCCTCGATTTCACCGGTGGTACGGTGATTGAGATCGCGCTGGAAAAACCGGCCGACCTTGAAGTCCTGCGTGGTGATCTGGTGAAAGCGGGCTTTGACGAGCCGCTGGTGCAGAACTTTGGCAGCAGCCGTGACGTCATGGTGCGTATGGCACCGGTGACCGGCCCGGCGGGTACTGAGTTAGGCAATAAAGTGGTGTCGGTGATTAACCAGACTACCCAGCAAAACGCGACCGTTAAGCGCATTGAGTTCGTTGGCCCGAGTGTGGGTAGCGACCTGGCGCAGGCGGGTGCGATGGCGCTGCTGTCTGCACTGATTGCGATTCTGATCTATATCGGTTTCCGCTTTGAGTGGCGTCTGGCGCTGGGTACCGTGCTGGCGCTGGCGCATGACGTGATCATCACCTGCGGCCTGCTGGCGCTGTTCCGCATTGAAATCGACCTGACAATTGTTGCCTCGCTGATGTCGGTGATTGGCTACTCGCTTAACGATAAAATTGTGGTCTCTGACCGTATTCGTGAAAACTTCCGTAAGATTCGTCGCGGCAGCTCTTACGATATTACGAACGTGTCACTGACACAGACGTTAAGCCGTACCCTGATTACCTCGCTGACGACGCTGGCGATGATCCTCATCCTGTTCGTGTTTGGTGGTGCGTTGCTGAAAGGCTTCTCACTGACCATGCTGATTGGTGTGACGATTGGTACGATTTCATCCATTTATGTCTCTTCGGCGCTGGCGCTGAAGCTGGGCATGAAGCGTGAACATATGATGGTGCAGAAAGTCGAGAAAGAGGGCGCCGATCAGCCTTCTATCCTGCCTTAA
- the secD gene encoding protein translocase subunit SecD, protein MLNRYPLWKYVMLVVVILVGLLYALPNLYGEDPAVQITGARGSAASEQTLDQIQSALKQDNIQSKSVALENGAITARFNNTDVQLRAREAIMKALGENYVVALNLAPATPRWLSMLSAEPMKLGLDLRGGVHFLMEVDMDTALSKLQEQNADTLRSDLRTKNIPYTTVNKIANYGVEIRFRDAASRDAAISWLSSRHQDLVINSSGSDALRATMSDARLSEAREYAVQQNITILRNRVNQLGVAEPLVQRQGSDRIVVELPGIQDTARAKEILGATATLEFRLVNTSVDPTAAASGRVPGDSEVKDMRDGQPVVLYKRVILTGDHITDSTSSMDEYNQPQVNISLDSAGGNIMSNFTKDNIGKPMATLFVEYKDSGKKDANGRSILVKQEEVINVANIQSRLGNSFRITGINNPNEARQLSLLLRAGALIAPIQIVEERTIGPTMGQQNITQGLEACLWGLLASILFMVVFYKKFGLIATSALLVNLVLIVGVMSLLPGATLTMPGIAGIVLTLAVAVDANVLINERIKEELRNGRSVQQAIHEGYKGAFSSIVDANVTTLIKVIILYAVGTGSIKGFAITTAIGIATSMFTAIIGTRAIVNLVYGGKRINKLSI, encoded by the coding sequence GTGTTAAATCGTTATCCTTTGTGGAAGTATGTGATGCTGGTCGTCGTGATTCTCGTCGGCCTGCTCTATGCGCTTCCCAACCTGTATGGTGAGGATCCGGCCGTTCAAATCACTGGTGCGCGCGGAAGCGCCGCCAGTGAGCAGACGTTGGATCAAATTCAGTCCGCATTAAAACAAGACAATATCCAGAGCAAATCTGTTGCGCTGGAAAATGGTGCGATTACCGCGCGCTTCAACAATACGGATGTGCAGTTACGCGCCCGTGAAGCCATCATGAAAGCGCTGGGTGAGAACTACGTTGTCGCGCTGAACCTTGCGCCAGCCACGCCGCGCTGGCTGAGCATGCTGTCAGCAGAGCCGATGAAACTCGGTCTCGACCTGCGTGGTGGTGTGCACTTCCTGATGGAAGTGGACATGGACACCGCGCTCAGCAAGCTGCAGGAGCAGAATGCTGACACGCTGCGTAGCGATCTGCGCACCAAAAATATCCCTTATACCACCGTCAACAAAATCGCGAACTACGGCGTGGAAATTCGTTTCCGTGACGCTGCCAGTCGTGATGCGGCGATCTCCTGGCTCTCCTCGCGTCATCAGGATCTGGTGATCAACAGCAGCGGCAGCGATGCGCTGCGTGCCACCATGAGCGATGCCCGTCTCAGCGAAGCGCGTGAATATGCGGTTCAGCAGAACATTACGATTCTGCGTAACCGTGTAAACCAGCTTGGCGTGGCGGAACCACTGGTTCAGCGTCAGGGCTCCGATCGCATCGTGGTTGAGCTGCCGGGTATTCAGGATACGGCGCGTGCCAAAGAGATTCTGGGCGCAACCGCGACGCTGGAATTCCGTCTGGTGAACACCAGCGTAGATCCTACTGCGGCGGCCAGTGGCCGTGTTCCGGGTGACTCAGAAGTTAAAGACATGCGTGATGGCCAGCCGGTCGTGCTCTACAAGCGGGTGATCCTGACCGGTGACCACATCACCGACTCGACGTCCAGCATGGATGAGTACAACCAGCCACAGGTGAACATTTCACTTGATAGCGCAGGCGGTAACATCATGTCCAACTTCACCAAGGACAACATCGGCAAGCCGATGGCGACCCTGTTTGTGGAGTATAAGGACAGCGGTAAAAAAGATGCTAACGGCCGTTCAATTCTGGTGAAACAGGAAGAGGTGATTAACGTCGCTAATATCCAGTCTCGCCTGGGGAACAGCTTCCGCATCACCGGTATCAACAACCCGAACGAAGCGCGTCAGCTGTCGCTGCTGCTGCGTGCCGGTGCGTTGATTGCGCCCATCCAGATTGTGGAAGAGCGTACGATCGGGCCGACCATGGGTCAGCAAAACATTACTCAGGGTCTGGAAGCCTGCCTGTGGGGTCTGCTCGCCTCGATCCTGTTTATGGTGGTGTTCTACAAGAAGTTTGGTCTGATTGCGACGAGTGCGCTGCTGGTTAACCTGGTGCTGATTGTCGGCGTCATGTCCCTGCTGCCTGGTGCGACCCTGACCATGCCGGGTATTGCCGGTATCGTGTTAACACTGGCGGTAGCAGTCGATGCTAACGTACTGATTAACGAACGTATTAAAGAAGAGCTGCGTAACGGGCGCTCGGTTCAGCAGGCAATTCATGAGGGCTACAAAGGCGCCTTCTCCAGTATTGTCGATGCGAACGTGACCACCCTGATCAAAGTTATCATTCTTTACGCGGTCGGCACCGGTTCGATCAAAGGCTTTGCTATTACCACCGCAATTGGTATCGCGACCTCAATGTTCACCGCGATTATCGGTACCCGTGCCATTGTTAACCTGGTTTACGGTGGCAAACGCATCAACAAGCTGTCTATCTGA
- the yajC gene encoding preprotein translocase subunit YajC produces MSLFISDAVAAAGAPSQGSPYSLVIMLVVFGLIFYFMILRPQQKRAKEHKKLMDSISKGDEVLTSGGLVGRVTKVSDTGYVAIALNDTNEVVVKRDFVAAVLPKGTIKAL; encoded by the coding sequence ATGAGCTTATTCATTTCTGACGCCGTGGCTGCAGCTGGCGCACCGTCTCAGGGAAGTCCGTATTCTCTGGTGATCATGCTGGTGGTGTTTGGTCTGATTTTCTACTTCATGATCCTGCGTCCGCAGCAGAAACGTGCGAAAGAGCACAAGAAGCTGATGGATTCCATCTCTAAGGGTGATGAAGTGCTGACCAGCGGTGGCCTGGTAGGCCGCGTAACGAAAGTCTCTGACACGGGATACGTCGCTATCGCGCTGAATGACACCAATGAAGTCGTCGTTAAACGTGATTTCGTCGCTGCCGTGCTGCCTAAAGGCACTATCAAGGCGCTGTAA
- the tgt gene encoding tRNA guanosine(34) transglycosylase Tgt, protein MKFELDTTDGRARRGRLIFDRGVVETPAFMPVGTYGTVKGMTPEEVQETGAQIILGNTFHLWLRPGQEIMKLHGDLHDFMQWKGPILTDSGGFQVFSLGDIRKITEAGVHFRNPINGDPIFLDPEKSMEIQYDLGSDIVMIFDECTPYPADWDYAKRSMEMSLRWARRSRDRFDSLGNKNALFGIIQGSVYEDLRDVSVKGLVEIGFDGYAVGGLAVGEPKQDMHRILEHVCPQLPQDKPRYLMGVGKPEDLVEGVRRGVDMFDCVMPTRNARNGHLFVTEGVVKIRNARYKDDTAPLDAECDCYTCRNYSRAYLYHLDRCNEILGARLNTIHNLRYYQRLMAGLRQAIEEGKLEHFVTEFYQRTGKEVPPLTSDNSSMREI, encoded by the coding sequence GTGAAATTTGAACTTGATACTACAGACGGGCGCGCACGCCGTGGCCGTCTGATTTTTGATCGCGGTGTGGTGGAAACCCCTGCGTTTATGCCTGTCGGCACCTATGGCACCGTGAAAGGCATGACGCCGGAAGAAGTGCAGGAGACTGGCGCACAGATCATTCTGGGCAATACCTTCCACCTCTGGCTGCGTCCGGGCCAGGAGATCATGAAACTGCATGGCGATCTGCATGATTTTATGCAGTGGAAAGGGCCGATTCTGACCGACTCCGGCGGCTTCCAGGTCTTCAGCCTGGGTGACATCCGCAAAATCACCGAAGCGGGCGTTCACTTCCGTAACCCGATCAATGGCGACCCGATCTTCCTCGATCCGGAAAAATCGATGGAGATTCAGTACGACCTCGGTTCCGACATCGTCATGATCTTCGATGAATGTACGCCCTATCCGGCAGACTGGGACTATGCCAAACGCTCCATGGAGATGTCGCTGCGTTGGGCGCGACGCAGCCGTGATCGTTTCGACAGCCTGGGGAATAAAAATGCGTTGTTTGGCATTATCCAGGGCTCGGTTTACGAAGATTTACGAGATGTCTCGGTGAAAGGTCTGGTAGAGATTGGCTTTGATGGGTACGCTGTGGGCGGCCTGGCGGTGGGTGAGCCCAAGCAGGACATGCACCGTATTCTTGAGCACGTCTGTCCGCAGCTTCCGCAGGATAAACCACGTTATCTGATGGGTGTCGGCAAGCCAGAAGATCTGGTTGAAGGCGTCCGTCGCGGCGTCGATATGTTTGACTGCGTGATGCCTACCCGTAATGCCCGAAATGGTCACCTGTTTGTGACTGAGGGTGTGGTGAAAATCCGCAACGCCCGATACAAAGATGACACTGCGCCGCTGGATGCGGAGTGTGATTGTTACACCTGTCGCAATTATAGCCGCGCCTACTTGTATCATCTCGACCGTTGTAACGAAATACTGGGCGCGCGTCTGAACACTATCCACAATTTGCGCTATTACCAGCGTCTGATGGCAGGTTTACGCCAGGCCATTGAAGAGGGTAAATTAGAACACTTTGTAACTGAGTTTTACCAACGGACGGGCAAAGAAGTTCCGCCATTAACGTCTGATAATTCATCAATGAGGGAAATTTAA
- the queA gene encoding tRNA preQ1(34) S-adenosylmethionine ribosyltransferase-isomerase QueA, translating into MRVADFAFELPESLIAHYPQAQRSGCRLLSLDGPSGALSHGVFTDVLDKLNPGDLLVFNNTRVIPARVFGRKASGGKIEMLVERMLDDKRVLAHVRASKAPKPGAELLLGEDESVKATMVARHDALFEIVFDDERAVLDILNSVGHMPLPPYIDRPDEEADRELYQTVYSARPGAVAAPTAGLHFDEPLLQALKEKGVEMAFVTLHVGAGTFQPVRVETIEEHHMHAEYAEVPQEVVDAVLACKARGNKVVAVGTTSVRSLESAAKASQDALIAPFFDDTQIFIYPGYEYQVIDALITNFHLPESTLIMLVSAFAGYQHTMAAYHAAVAEQYRFFSYGDAMFISKNPQAPLEKVGD; encoded by the coding sequence ATGCGTGTCGCTGATTTTGCTTTTGAACTGCCCGAATCCCTGATTGCTCACTATCCCCAGGCGCAGCGCAGTGGCTGTCGCCTGCTGTCGCTCGATGGCCCCAGCGGGGCCTTGTCGCACGGTGTTTTCACCGACGTGCTGGATAAGCTGAATCCAGGCGATCTGCTGGTGTTCAACAACACCCGCGTGATTCCGGCGCGCGTCTTTGGCCGTAAAGCCAGCGGTGGCAAAATCGAAATGCTGGTAGAGCGGATGCTCGACGATAAGCGCGTACTGGCACATGTGCGCGCCTCGAAAGCACCAAAGCCGGGCGCAGAACTGCTTCTGGGTGAAGATGAGAGCGTGAAAGCGACGATGGTGGCACGCCACGATGCGCTATTTGAGATTGTCTTTGATGATGAGCGCGCGGTGCTCGATATTCTCAACAGCGTCGGCCATATGCCGCTGCCGCCCTATATTGACCGTCCGGATGAAGAGGCGGATCGCGAGCTTTATCAGACGGTTTACAGCGCCCGTCCGGGTGCTGTCGCGGCCCCGACCGCCGGTCTGCATTTCGATGAACCGCTGCTGCAGGCGCTGAAAGAGAAGGGCGTTGAAATGGCGTTTGTGACGCTGCATGTTGGGGCGGGGACTTTCCAGCCGGTGCGTGTCGAGACCATCGAAGAGCATCACATGCACGCAGAATATGCCGAAGTGCCGCAGGAGGTTGTTGACGCGGTGCTGGCCTGTAAAGCGCGCGGCAATAAGGTGGTCGCCGTCGGCACCACCTCCGTCCGTTCGCTGGAGAGCGCCGCCAAAGCGAGTCAGGATGCTCTGATTGCGCCGTTCTTCGATGATACCCAGATTTTCATCTATCCGGGCTATGAGTATCAGGTGATTGATGCGCTGATCACCAACTTCCATTTGCCCGAATCGACGCTGATTATGCTGGTCTCGGCGTTTGCCGGTTATCAGCACACCATGGCGGCGTATCACGCAGCCGTGGCTGAGCAATATCGTTTCTTCAGTTATGGTGACGCGATGTTTATCAGCAAAAATCCGCAGGCGCCGCTGGAAAAAGTGGGCGACTGA
- a CDS encoding ACP phosphodiesterase, whose product MNFLAHLHLAKLANSSLLGNLMADFVRGNPHQHWSAPVADGILMHRRLDVMTDGLPEVRSARQLFRAETYRVAPITLDVIWDHFLARHWQRFTPEQTLVQFSAAAEREILPQLPDTPTEFQELNAVMWRERWFEHYAQPARLERVLHGMASRRPRLAALRDSYHDFTEHYDQLEALFFIFYPRLMALATSRTL is encoded by the coding sequence ATGAACTTTCTTGCGCATCTCCATCTGGCTAAGCTGGCCAACAGCTCCTTACTCGGCAATTTAATGGCCGACTTTGTGCGTGGCAACCCGCACCAGCACTGGTCTGCACCTGTTGCAGACGGCATTCTGATGCATCGTCGTCTGGATGTGATGACCGATGGGCTGCCGGAAGTGCGCAGCGCCCGTCAGCTGTTCCGTGCGGAAACGTATCGCGTGGCACCCATCACACTGGATGTCATCTGGGACCATTTTTTGGCGCGTCACTGGCAGCGTTTCACACCCGAGCAGACGCTGGTGCAGTTTTCTGCCGCCGCCGAGCGCGAAATCCTGCCGCAACTGCCAGATACCCCCACTGAATTTCAGGAACTCAATGCTGTGATGTGGCGTGAGCGCTGGTTTGAGCATTATGCCCAGCCTGCACGGCTTGAGCGGGTGCTGCACGGCATGGCCAGCCGCCGTCCACGCCTGGCGGCACTGCGCGACTCCTACCATGATTTCACCGAACATTATGATCAGCTGGAAGCGCTGTTTTTTATTTTTTATCCGCGTTTAATGGCGCTGGCGACCAGCAGAACCCTGTAA
- a CDS encoding inositol monophosphatase family protein, whose translation MSSASHSEIDARYRYACDIARAAGSRALSWYQQRQTLVVEHKRDLQDVVSEADRNVEALIKSLIAERFPEDAVYGEESGGEVQGAPFIWVVDPIDGTACFVNGLPNWCVSLAVVCEGEPVIGVVCDPNHQELFHARAGQGAWVNESRLQAHDAQHLNEGLLGISNSSRTPGESTSRLIRGLTEQGGMFIRIGSGALTSAWAAAGRLIGYYEAHMHPWDSLPGIVLMREAGGVTNDYLRNDGMKNGNPVLLSNAALYPKIKALTGNLALEE comes from the coding sequence ATGTCATCCGCTTCGCATTCTGAAATAGACGCGCGTTATCGTTACGCCTGCGACATTGCCCGTGCTGCGGGCAGCCGGGCTTTGTCATGGTATCAACAGCGTCAGACATTGGTAGTGGAACACAAAAGGGATTTGCAGGATGTGGTCAGCGAGGCTGATCGTAACGTTGAGGCATTAATTAAGTCGTTAATTGCCGAGCGTTTTCCTGAGGATGCCGTCTATGGCGAAGAGAGCGGTGGCGAGGTCCAGGGCGCGCCTTTTATCTGGGTCGTTGATCCGATCGATGGCACCGCCTGCTTCGTCAATGGCCTGCCTAACTGGTGCGTCTCGCTGGCCGTCGTCTGTGAGGGCGAACCGGTGATCGGCGTGGTCTGCGATCCTAACCATCAGGAGCTGTTTCATGCACGAGCGGGCCAGGGCGCGTGGGTTAATGAGAGCCGTCTGCAGGCCCATGACGCGCAGCATCTCAACGAGGGGTTACTCGGCATCAGCAACTCCAGCCGCACACCGGGTGAAAGTACCTCGCGGTTGATTCGCGGCTTAACAGAACAGGGTGGCATGTTTATTCGTATCGGTTCTGGTGCGCTTACCAGCGCCTGGGCCGCCGCCGGGCGGCTGATTGGCTACTATGAAGCGCATATGCATCCCTGGGACAGTCTGCCGGGCATCGTCCTGATGCGTGAAGCAGGCGGTGTCACCAATGATTACCTGCGTAATGACGGAATGAAAAACGGCAACCCGGTGTTGCTGTCCAATGCAGCCCTTTACCCGAAAATAAAAGCGCTGACCGGCAATCTGGCGCTGGAGGAATAA
- a CDS encoding histidine-type phosphatase translates to MTMPALYRCALILSSLWLLSPASQAADYQLEKVVELSRHGVRPPTPGNRKEIEAASQQPWTQWTTADGELTGHGYSAVVNKGRWEGDRYRQLGLLSTGCPDAAEVYVRASPLQRTRATAAALTDGAFPGCGVPVHHVAGDADPLFQSEKLTITRTDPAQELAAKQQKAGDLARLQQQLQPAIQQLKAAVCPPATDCPLFDAPWAFRQTRNGNTYVYGLSVMASMVETLRLGYSENLPFDQLAWGHITSAAQITSLLPLLTANYDLSNDILYLAQHRGSILLNALLSEIASDSSPTRWLILVAHDTNIAMVRTLMDFSWQLPGYSRGNIPPGSSLVLERWRDIHSGKRFLRLYFQAQSLDGIRQLQPIDDKHPLLHQEWHQSDCRVTHVGVLCPYQSTLTQLRKNLDNSAVLPVSVILP, encoded by the coding sequence ATGACGATGCCTGCCCTGTACCGCTGCGCGCTGATCCTCAGTTCTCTCTGGCTGCTAAGCCCGGCGTCACAGGCGGCGGATTACCAGCTGGAGAAAGTAGTCGAACTGAGCCGTCACGGTGTTCGTCCGCCCACGCCCGGCAATCGCAAAGAGATCGAAGCCGCCAGCCAGCAACCCTGGACGCAGTGGACCACTGCCGATGGTGAGCTGACCGGCCATGGCTACAGCGCTGTGGTGAATAAAGGACGCTGGGAAGGCGATCGCTATCGTCAGCTCGGGCTGCTGAGCACGGGCTGTCCTGACGCGGCTGAGGTCTACGTTCGCGCCAGTCCGCTTCAGCGCACCCGCGCCACCGCCGCGGCGCTGACGGACGGCGCATTTCCCGGCTGCGGCGTGCCCGTGCATCACGTAGCAGGCGATGCCGATCCCCTGTTTCAGAGCGAAAAGCTGACCATCACCCGGACCGATCCCGCTCAGGAGCTCGCCGCGAAACAGCAGAAAGCAGGCGATCTGGCCCGGCTACAACAGCAGCTGCAGCCGGCGATTCAGCAACTGAAAGCTGCCGTCTGCCCGCCCGCAACAGATTGCCCGTTGTTTGATGCGCCCTGGGCGTTTCGGCAGACGCGCAACGGCAATACTTACGTTTACGGGCTGAGTGTGATGGCGAGCATGGTGGAGACGCTGCGACTGGGTTACAGCGAAAACCTGCCGTTTGATCAGCTCGCCTGGGGACACATCACCTCGGCCGCGCAGATCACCTCGCTGCTTCCATTGCTGACCGCCAACTACGATCTGAGCAACGATATCCTTTATCTGGCTCAGCACCGTGGCTCAATACTGCTTAACGCCCTGCTGTCAGAAATTGCGTCTGACAGCTCGCCAACCCGCTGGCTGATTCTGGTGGCGCATGACACCAACATCGCAATGGTGCGCACTCTGATGGACTTTAGCTGGCAGTTACCCGGCTATTCACGCGGCAACATTCCGCCGGGCAGCAGTCTGGTGCTGGAGCGCTGGCGCGACATACACAGTGGCAAACGTTTTTTGCGACTCTATTTTCAGGCGCAGAGTCTGGATGGTATCCGACAGCTGCAACCAATTGATGATAAACATCCGTTATTACATCAGGAATGGCATCAGTCAGACTGCAGAGTTACCCATGTCGGCGTGCTCTGCCCTTATCAATCCACGCTGACTCAGCTGCGGAAAAACCTGGATAACAGCGCTGTGTTGCCGGTTTCGGTTATATTGCCCTGA